A single Anopheles funestus chromosome 2RL, idAnoFuneDA-416_04, whole genome shotgun sequence DNA region contains:
- the LOC125762229 gene encoding atrial natriuretic peptide receptor 3, which translates to MCTRTTRCYWFGGPGRKKVLCYRCVCFLSVLFVLGVVLLPAPVECGCRRLEQKPCEAICVRTNTLNHRLAHGTRHERVEMGNASTDAWTCELRIVVIMPANTSVEASLPRVQPVLEKAESFIRREGIIPPGVAIRRIPFDDRCEQARATVMAMDGTGSDSCGHLILGPSCDFALAPVARIARYIYNDGIPVITGAGYTFDFEEPKTHCENEFHMLFRTGLVSFKRMAFFMIELIRHFKWNRVVYFYDRHSYYNVAGPQTGHLLMNTMAEFFRHENITYSPFSTDSARTNFTESLKEKVGLSYASKFFLRNISHTTEKGSINGFDCHLKHTSYRLKGLPVGLAVSHHPPNRVSFRGSHLSSSVGTVFRFSSL; encoded by the exons ATGTGCACAAGGACCACGCGTTGCTACTGGTTTGGTGGTCCCGGTCGGAAAAAAGTACTCTGCTATCGTTGTGTCTGCTTTCTGTCCGTGTTGTTTGTGCTGGGTGTTGTACTGTTGCCCGCACCGGTTGAGTGTGGCTGCCGACGGTTGGAGCAGAAACCGTGCGAAGCGATCTGTGTCCGCACGAACACACTGAACCACCGGTTGGCGCATGGAACGCGGCACGAACGCGTGGAAATGGGAAACGCGTCTACCGATGCGTGGACGTGTGAGCTACGGATCGTGGTGATCATGCCAGCAAATACGAGCGTCGAAGCATCGCTGCCCCGTGTACAGCCCGTGCTGGAAAAGGCGGAAAGTTTTATCCGCCGTGAAGGCATCATTCCGCCCGGCGTAGCCATCCGGCGGATTCCGTTCGACGATCGGTGCGAACAGGCACGGGCTACGGTGATGGCGATGGATGGAACGGGAAGTGACTCGTGCGGGCATCTCATTCTTGGCCCGAGCTGTGATTTTGCTTTAG CGCCCGTTGCTCGTATAGCTCGTTACATCTACAATGATGGAATTCCTGTGATAACTGGTGCGGGATATACATTCGATTTCGAGGAACCAAAGACGCACTGTGAAAATGAATTCCATATGCTATTCCGCACTGGGTTGGTCAGTTTCAAGCGGATGGCTTTCTTCATGATAGAACTTATACGGCA TTTCAAATGGAACCGTGTGGTGTACTTTTACGATCGACATAGTTACTACAATGTGGCAGGTCCGCAAACGGGCCACTTGCTGATGAACACGATGGCGGAATTTTTTCGCCACGAAAACATCACCTACTCGCCCTTCTCAACCGATTCGGCTCGCACAAACTTTACCGAGAGCCTTAAGGAAAAGGTCGGCCTCAGCTATGCAA gtaagttttttttgcgcaacaTTTCGCACACCACTGAAAAGGGTTCGATCAATGGGTTCGATTGCCATCTTAAACACACTTCTTACCGTTTGAAAGGGTTACCGGTTGGGTTGGCCGTTTCCCACCACcccccaaacagggtaagttTTAGGGGCAGTCATCTTTCATCTTCTGTTGGGACAGTTTTTCGCTTCTCATCACTTTAA